In one Alnus glutinosa chromosome 14, dhAlnGlut1.1, whole genome shotgun sequence genomic region, the following are encoded:
- the LOC133857897 gene encoding uncharacterized protein LOC133857897 isoform X1 yields MRRRSFSSGATSALKEKKWDALIIGGGHNGLTAAAYLARADLSVAVLERRHLIGGAAITEELVPGFKFSRCSYLQSLLRPSIIRELELRRHGLRLLKRSPSSFTPCLDGHYLLLGPDKELNRSEISKFSERDADAYPRYENQLEKFCKFMDPLLDSAPPESLQGESSFKDQFKNRMHRSAFWARCLRQAVALGQKDMMDFMDLLLSPASKVLNNWFETDVLKATLATDAVIGATASVHTPGSGYVLLHHMMGETDSDHGIWSYVEGGMGSVSLAIGNAAREHGAHIVTSAEVSQLSIEDSGAVNGVLLADGTLVHSSIVLSNATPYKTFMDLVPKNVLPDDFIQAIKYSDYSSGTTKINLAVDKLPQFQCCKLGHPDAGPQHVGTIHIGSESMEEIHAACQDATNGLPSRRPIIEMTIPSVLDRTISPPGKHVINLFIQYTPYKPLDGSWGDPAYRDSFAQKCFTLIDEYAPSFSTSIIGYDMLTPPDLEREFGLTGGNIFHGAMGLDSLFLMRPVKGWSNYRTPLRGLYLCGSGTHPGGGVMGSPGRNAAHIVLQDVKKHLN; encoded by the exons ATGCGGCGAAGGAGCTTCAGCAGCGGCGCTACGAGCGCGttgaaggaaaagaaatggGACGCGCTGATCATCGGCGGTGGCCACAACGGCCTCACAGCCGCCGCCTACCTCGCACGCGCCGACCTGTCCGTCGCCGTCCTCGAGCGCCGGCACCTCATCGGTGGCGCCGCAATCACCGAAGAACTCGTCCCCGGCTTCAAGTTCTCCCGCTGCAGCTACCTCCAGAGCCTCCTCCGACCCTCAATCATCAG GGAGTTAGAGTTACGGCGTCACGGATTGAGGCTCTTGAAGAGGAGTCCGTCCTCGTTTACGCCTTGTTTGGACGGTCATTATCTTCTATTGGGGCCTGATAAGGAACTCAATCGCTCAGAGATTTCCAAGTTCTCGGAACGAGACGCCGATGCTTATCCAAG GTATGAAAATCAGCTAGAGAAGTTCTGTAAATTCATGGATCCGCTTTTGGATTCAGCCCCTCCTGAATCTTTGCAAGGTGAGTCGTCTTTTAAGGATCAATTCAAGAATAGAATGCACCGATCAGCTTTTTGGGCTCGTTGTCTGCGGCAGGCTGTAGCCTTGGGCCAGAAAGATATGAT GGACTTTATGGACCTTTTATTGTCCCCGGCTTCAAAGGTTTTGAATAACTGGTTTGAG ACAGATGTTCTGAAGGCAACCCTTGCAACAGATGCTGTAATAGGAGCTACG GCAAGTGTCCATACACCCGGCTCTGGATATGTTTTACTTCATCACATGATGGGAGAAACTGACAGTGATCACGGAATTTGGTC GTATGTGGAAGGTGGGATGGGTTCAGTATCCTTGGCTATCGGTAATGCTGCTAGGGAACATGGGGCTCATATTGTGACAAGTGCGGAG GTTTCACAATTGTCGATTGAAGACTCTGGTGCAGTGAATGGG GTATTGCTGGCTGATGGTACACTGGTGCATTCTTCAATTGTTTTATCAAACGCAACACCATATAAAACTTTCATG GATTTAGTGCCTAAAAATGTTCTTCCTGATGATTTCATCCAAGCTATTAAGTACTCTGACTACAGTTCT GGAACTACAAAAATAAACTTAGCAGTTGATAAATTGCCCCAGTTTCAATGTTGCAAGCTAGGCCATCCTGATGCTGGTCCTCAGCATGTCGGCACCATTCATATTGGTTCTGAAAG TATGGAGGAGATTCATGCAGCCTGTCAAGATGCTACCAATGGATTACCATCAAGAAGACCAATTATTGAAATGACAATTCCCTCTGTACTTGACAGGACTATATCTCCACCTG GTAAGCATGTGATCAATCTGTTTATTCAATACACACCCTATAAACCATTGGATGGTAGCTGGGGAGATCCTGCTTATAGA GACTCATTCGCACAAAAATGTTTCACCTTGATTGACGAATATGCCCCTTCATTCAGCACATCAATTATTGGCTATGACATGTTGACTCCGCCAGATCTTGAAAGGGAATTTGGCTTGACAG GAGGAAATATCTTCCATGGTGCTATGGGATTggattctctctttctcatgcGACCGGTAAAAGGATG GTCAAATTATAGGACTCCACTCCGAGGGTTGTACCTGTGTGGGAGCGGCACCCATCCCGGTGGTGGTGTGATGGGTTCACCTGGACGTAATGCTGCGCATATTGTTCTTCAAGATGTCAAGAAACATTTGAATTAA
- the LOC133857897 gene encoding uncharacterized protein LOC133857897 isoform X2 — translation MRRRSFSSGATSALKEKKWDALIIGGGHNGLTAAAYLARADLSVAVLERRHLIGGAAITEELVPGFKFSRCSYLQSLLRPSIIRELELRRHGLRLLKRSPSSFTPCLDGHYLLLGPDKELNRSEISKFSERDADAYPRYENQLEKFCKFMDPLLDSAPPESLQGESSFKDQFKNRMHRSAFWARCLRQAVALGQKDMMDFMDLLLSPASKVLNNWFETDVLKATLATDAVIGATASVHTPGSGYVLLHHMMGETDSDHGIWSYVEGGMGSVSLAIGNAAREHGAHIVTSAEVSQLSIEDSGAVNGVLLADGTLVHSSIVLSNATPYKTFMDLVPKNVLPDDFIQAIKYSDYSSGTTKINLAVDKLPQFQCCKLGHPDAGPQHVGTIHIGSESMEEIHAACQDATNGLPSRRPIIEMTIPSVLDRTISPPGKHVINLFIQYTPYKPLDGSWGDPAYRDSFAQKCFTLIDEYAPSFSTSIIGYDMLTPPDLEREFGLTGGNIFHGAMGLDSLFLMRPVKGWQIRLYPKSNLDQQKECRGWYTLAFNTKERD, via the exons ATGCGGCGAAGGAGCTTCAGCAGCGGCGCTACGAGCGCGttgaaggaaaagaaatggGACGCGCTGATCATCGGCGGTGGCCACAACGGCCTCACAGCCGCCGCCTACCTCGCACGCGCCGACCTGTCCGTCGCCGTCCTCGAGCGCCGGCACCTCATCGGTGGCGCCGCAATCACCGAAGAACTCGTCCCCGGCTTCAAGTTCTCCCGCTGCAGCTACCTCCAGAGCCTCCTCCGACCCTCAATCATCAG GGAGTTAGAGTTACGGCGTCACGGATTGAGGCTCTTGAAGAGGAGTCCGTCCTCGTTTACGCCTTGTTTGGACGGTCATTATCTTCTATTGGGGCCTGATAAGGAACTCAATCGCTCAGAGATTTCCAAGTTCTCGGAACGAGACGCCGATGCTTATCCAAG GTATGAAAATCAGCTAGAGAAGTTCTGTAAATTCATGGATCCGCTTTTGGATTCAGCCCCTCCTGAATCTTTGCAAGGTGAGTCGTCTTTTAAGGATCAATTCAAGAATAGAATGCACCGATCAGCTTTTTGGGCTCGTTGTCTGCGGCAGGCTGTAGCCTTGGGCCAGAAAGATATGAT GGACTTTATGGACCTTTTATTGTCCCCGGCTTCAAAGGTTTTGAATAACTGGTTTGAG ACAGATGTTCTGAAGGCAACCCTTGCAACAGATGCTGTAATAGGAGCTACG GCAAGTGTCCATACACCCGGCTCTGGATATGTTTTACTTCATCACATGATGGGAGAAACTGACAGTGATCACGGAATTTGGTC GTATGTGGAAGGTGGGATGGGTTCAGTATCCTTGGCTATCGGTAATGCTGCTAGGGAACATGGGGCTCATATTGTGACAAGTGCGGAG GTTTCACAATTGTCGATTGAAGACTCTGGTGCAGTGAATGGG GTATTGCTGGCTGATGGTACACTGGTGCATTCTTCAATTGTTTTATCAAACGCAACACCATATAAAACTTTCATG GATTTAGTGCCTAAAAATGTTCTTCCTGATGATTTCATCCAAGCTATTAAGTACTCTGACTACAGTTCT GGAACTACAAAAATAAACTTAGCAGTTGATAAATTGCCCCAGTTTCAATGTTGCAAGCTAGGCCATCCTGATGCTGGTCCTCAGCATGTCGGCACCATTCATATTGGTTCTGAAAG TATGGAGGAGATTCATGCAGCCTGTCAAGATGCTACCAATGGATTACCATCAAGAAGACCAATTATTGAAATGACAATTCCCTCTGTACTTGACAGGACTATATCTCCACCTG GTAAGCATGTGATCAATCTGTTTATTCAATACACACCCTATAAACCATTGGATGGTAGCTGGGGAGATCCTGCTTATAGA GACTCATTCGCACAAAAATGTTTCACCTTGATTGACGAATATGCCCCTTCATTCAGCACATCAATTATTGGCTATGACATGTTGACTCCGCCAGATCTTGAAAGGGAATTTGGCTTGACAG GAGGAAATATCTTCCATGGTGCTATGGGATTggattctctctttctcatgcGACCGGTAAAAGGATG GCAAATAAGATTATATCCAAAGAGCAATCTGGATCAACAGAAGGAATGCAGGGGATGGTACACACTGGCGTTCAATACCAAAGAGAGAGATTAA